One bacterium genomic window carries:
- the dprA gene encoding DNA-protecting protein DprA, with the protein MSLRNDPRFWWFALNTVPGIGAVRYVALVKHFGSPQAVLEASPKSLNNVAEIGDKVVQALKSEVNEEHAEQQLAKLEHHNARLITILDEDYPEHLKRIYDSPPFLIVKGEFLPEDRLAVAIVGSRMSSEYGRQVTEMLVRDLSKQGLTIVSGLARGIDSIAHQTALAGGGRTIGVLGCGLDVIYPPENKKLYEEVAGSGAVVTEFEFGTRPEKFNFPARNRIISGISRGVIVIEARKGSGALVTAQHAIDQNREVFAVPGNITSAPSQGANELIKQGAIPVTQAADVLLALGIDPTSRAAAKERPRISLPEAEQLIYDTLSTQPQLVDSLSNSVHRPVGEVLSLLLSLEMAGLVRQLPGKLFLRTV; encoded by the coding sequence ATGTCGCTGAGGAATGATCCACGATTTTGGTGGTTTGCCCTCAATACTGTGCCGGGAATCGGTGCTGTCCGCTATGTCGCGTTAGTAAAGCACTTCGGCTCACCGCAGGCGGTATTGGAAGCCTCGCCCAAGTCGCTGAACAATGTCGCAGAAATTGGCGACAAAGTCGTTCAAGCTCTCAAGAGCGAGGTTAACGAGGAGCACGCTGAGCAACAGCTTGCCAAACTTGAACACCACAATGCCCGACTAATAACGATACTTGACGAAGACTACCCTGAGCATCTCAAGCGTATCTACGACTCGCCGCCTTTTTTGATCGTAAAAGGCGAGTTCTTGCCGGAAGACCGTCTGGCTGTGGCAATTGTTGGCAGCCGCATGAGCAGCGAGTATGGGCGGCAGGTTACCGAAATGCTTGTCAGGGACTTAAGTAAGCAGGGTCTCACGATTGTCTCTGGTCTTGCGCGTGGTATTGATTCGATAGCGCACCAAACGGCACTCGCAGGTGGCGGACGCACAATCGGCGTGCTAGGTTGCGGGCTGGACGTGATTTATCCGCCGGAGAATAAGAAGCTGTATGAAGAAGTCGCCGGTTCAGGTGCTGTGGTCACCGAGTTTGAATTTGGGACCCGACCGGAGAAGTTTAATTTCCCGGCGCGAAATCGCATAATATCCGGAATTTCGCGAGGTGTAATCGTAATCGAAGCCCGGAAAGGTTCGGGTGCATTGGTGACGGCTCAACATGCCATTGATCAAAACCGCGAGGTTTTCGCAGTCCCGGGGAATATCACATCCGCGCCGTCTCAAGGTGCAAACGAATTGATAAAGCAAGGCGCAATACCCGTCACACAGGCGGCTGACGTGCTTCTGGCTCTCGGTATCGATCCGACATCGCGAGCGGCAGCGAAAGAACGGCCGCGAATCAGTTTGCCCGAGGCTGAACAACTGATATATGATACACTCTCGACGCAGCCGCAACTGGTTGACAGTCTATCGAATTCAGTCCATAGACCGGTTGGCGAGGTCCTGTCATTGTTGCTGAGCTTGGAGATGGCTGGATTGGTGCGGCAGCTTCCGGGAAAACTTTTTCTCCGGACAGTGTAA
- the ptsP gene encoding phosphoenolpyruvate--protein phosphotransferase — translation MPYKDKPADTAHAKEIRLRGLVASPGIAIGRCFKHDNAPHTITKQQIETDQIDAEVRRLQKAIASAREELEQIHDEADSSVGNQLAKIFEAQLLILDDKAFFDAVCHDIGKLKLNAEFIYNRHLQRTLTSLRKSQDAYLKEMANDINATAAKVFGYLIGHHVNKLSNTQGKIALAEDFSPGEVVLMGKYQVPGFATSLGGQTSHMTLIAKSLSIPGVVGVSKLLEKIPDNATTIIDGENGWVIVNPEKATLDEYKEEQKRRRTAIAKQLRGIGKIPSTTSDGREIEVLANLEIPTDVDEILASNKVGVGLYRTEFFYLTRMKFPTEDEQAKIYANIARTFFPNTVTLRVYDLGSDKVINDYRDSEEVNPALGWRGIRLDLDMPDVFKTQIRAILRASVNKNVKIMLPMVSTAMELVKARRIMHSAMKELHSEGIPFDEKIDLGIMIEVPAAALMAQELARHVCFFSIGTNDLVQYTVAADRGNKKVASLYRELHPAVLKLIKMTIDAGTAHNIPVTMCGEMASRIDAIPLLVGLGLNGFSVVPPRVARVKKMIAELDYSECRTLADRLMKLATTEKIEAVLQNWIEAHVSKEFLED, via the coding sequence ATGCCATACAAGGACAAACCAGCAGACACAGCGCACGCCAAAGAGATTCGTCTTCGCGGTCTGGTGGCGTCACCCGGAATAGCCATTGGCCGCTGCTTCAAGCACGACAATGCTCCGCACACAATTACTAAACAGCAGATTGAAACCGATCAGATTGACGCCGAAGTCCGGCGTCTGCAGAAAGCTATTGCCTCAGCGCGAGAAGAGCTGGAGCAGATTCACGACGAAGCCGACAGCTCTGTCGGCAATCAGTTGGCCAAGATCTTCGAAGCCCAGTTGTTGATTCTTGACGATAAGGCATTCTTTGATGCAGTGTGTCATGATATCGGCAAGCTGAAGCTAAATGCCGAGTTTATTTACAATCGCCACTTACAAAGAACTTTGACTTCATTGCGGAAGTCACAGGATGCCTATCTCAAAGAAATGGCCAATGATATCAATGCCACTGCGGCAAAGGTATTCGGCTATCTGATTGGTCACCATGTCAATAAGTTGTCCAACACTCAGGGCAAGATAGCTCTGGCGGAAGATTTTTCGCCAGGCGAAGTTGTATTGATGGGTAAGTATCAAGTGCCCGGTTTCGCGACATCATTGGGTGGTCAAACCTCGCACATGACATTGATTGCAAAGTCGCTTTCAATACCCGGCGTTGTGGGAGTCAGCAAGTTGCTTGAAAAGATTCCCGACAATGCCACGACCATCATTGACGGCGAGAACGGCTGGGTGATTGTAAATCCCGAGAAAGCTACGCTCGATGAGTACAAGGAAGAACAGAAGCGTCGTCGTACAGCAATAGCGAAACAACTTCGAGGCATTGGTAAGATTCCCTCGACTACGAGTGATGGCCGCGAAATCGAAGTGTTAGCGAACCTTGAAATTCCCACAGATGTTGATGAAATTCTCGCCAGTAATAAGGTTGGTGTGGGATTGTATCGGACGGAGTTCTTCTATCTGACCAGGATGAAATTCCCGACAGAAGATGAGCAAGCAAAGATCTATGCGAATATTGCCCGTACCTTCTTCCCGAACACGGTTACACTTCGCGTTTATGATCTGGGGTCAGACAAGGTAATCAACGACTATCGTGATTCTGAAGAAGTGAATCCGGCGTTAGGTTGGCGCGGCATTAGACTTGATCTCGATATGCCTGATGTCTTTAAGACACAGATTCGCGCCATTCTGCGAGCTTCGGTGAATAAGAACGTCAAGATCATGCTGCCGATGGTCTCGACGGCAATGGAGTTAGTGAAGGCAAGACGCATAATGCACAGCGCCATGAAAGAACTGCATTCCGAAGGCATTCCTTTCGACGAGAAGATCGATCTTGGCATTATGATTGAGGTTCCGGCGGCAGCACTAATGGCGCAGGAACTGGCGCGACATGTCTGTTTCTTCAGCATCGGCACCAATGATCTTGTACAGTACACTGTGGCCGCCGATCGGGGCAACAAGAAAGTAGCTTCGCTCTATCGGGAACTGCATCCGGCAGTCTTGAAGTTGATAAAGATGACAATTGATGCCGGGACAGCGCACAACATTCCCGTGACCATGTGCGGCGAAATGGCTTCCCGGATTGATGCAATACCGCTTCTGGTTGGACTTGGACTCAATGGATTCTCAGTCGTTCCGCCAAGAGTGGCACGTGTTAAGAAGATGATTGCTGAACTCGACTATTCCGAGTGTCGTACGCTTGCTGACCGACTGATGAAACTGGCGACGACAGAAAAGATCGAGGCGGTTCTACAAAATTGGATTGAAGCTCACGTGAGCAAGGAATTCCTGGAGGACTAA
- a CDS encoding HPr family phosphocarrier protein, which yields MVSKTVKINNKLGLHARPSAKVVQTATRFKSEITLEKEGLEVNGKSIMGVMMLAAEMGADITVTATGEDEVEAVNTMCEVIASKFD from the coding sequence TTGGTCTCTAAAACGGTTAAGATAAACAACAAGTTAGGCTTGCATGCGCGTCCCTCCGCCAAAGTGGTGCAGACGGCAACACGATTTAAGTCGGAAATCACCTTGGAGAAAGAAGGGCTTGAAGTTAACGGCAAGTCGATTATGGGCGTAATGATGTTGGCGGCTGAAATGGGCGCCGATATCACGGTCACTGCGACCGGGGAAGACGAAGTAGAAGCTGTCAATACGATGTGCGAAGTAATCGCCTCGAAGTTTGATTAG
- the buk gene encoding butyrate kinase, whose protein sequence is MDIEWLTRREDVENAASEVILNSPPRLPTRPLKGATSRNPTYLLIINPGSTSTKVAVFDGSAAADRDNKVAEEGIRHDAHDLAQFDNVADSLEFRLTAINEWLESTKIDMSQIKAVVGRGAPVKPLAGGSYAISEQMLSDLRTMKYSNHASNLGAIIAHHFGQKLGVPCFISDPITVDNFTDIARVSGIPEIERKCRVHALNIKEVCRREAAKIGKKLEEVNYVCAHMGGGVSVAALEGGRVVDVNDALLGMGPFSPDRAGALPVGPLVKLCFSGKFTEKEMIDKLSRKSGLVAYIGAADLRECERMIRAGDEKALLYFNAMAYQIAKEIGQAAVVLRGKYEAIVLTGGMAKSQRLVDEISKYIGFLGKVIVVGGEFEMEALAAAGMRYLSGMEKLKEY, encoded by the coding sequence ATGGACATAGAGTGGCTAACTAGACGTGAGGATGTTGAGAACGCCGCAAGTGAGGTAATTCTGAACTCCCCACCCCGTCTCCCGACTCGGCCCCTCAAGGGCGCAACTTCGCGTAATCCAACCTACCTTCTTATCATCAATCCCGGGTCGACATCGACGAAAGTTGCGGTGTTCGACGGGTCCGCCGCGGCGGACAGGGACAACAAAGTCGCGGAAGAAGGCATCCGGCACGATGCCCACGATCTCGCGCAATTCGACAATGTCGCCGACTCGCTGGAATTTCGATTAACGGCGATCAACGAATGGCTGGAGTCGACGAAGATTGACATGTCGCAAATCAAAGCGGTTGTCGGTCGCGGCGCGCCGGTCAAACCGCTTGCGGGCGGGTCGTATGCGATCAGTGAGCAGATGTTGTCTGACTTGCGGACGATGAAGTATTCGAATCACGCCTCGAATTTGGGGGCGATTATCGCGCATCACTTCGGGCAGAAGCTCGGTGTGCCGTGCTTCATTTCCGATCCGATCACGGTTGATAATTTTACCGACATCGCGAGAGTGTCCGGCATTCCCGAGATCGAACGCAAGTGCCGAGTGCATGCGTTGAATATCAAGGAAGTCTGCCGCCGGGAGGCCGCGAAGATCGGCAAGAAGCTCGAAGAGGTCAACTACGTCTGCGCGCACATGGGCGGCGGTGTGTCGGTAGCGGCGCTTGAGGGTGGCCGCGTGGTGGATGTCAATGATGCGCTTCTGGGGATGGGGCCGTTCTCGCCCGATCGCGCGGGGGCGCTTCCGGTAGGACCGCTGGTGAAGTTGTGCTTCTCGGGCAAGTTCACGGAAAAAGAGATGATCGACAAGCTGTCGCGCAAATCGGGCTTGGTGGCATATATCGGTGCGGCGGATTTGCGCGAATGCGAACGCATGATCCGCGCCGGCGACGAGAAGGCGCTGTTGTATTTCAATGCGATGGCGTATCAGATTGCCAAGGAGATCGGGCAGGCGGCGGTGGTGCTGCGCGGCAAGTATGAAGCGATTGTGCTCACGGGCGGGATGGCGAAATCGCAGAGATTGGTTGATGAGATCAGCAAGTATATCGGATTCCTCGGCAAGGTCATTGTCGTTGGCGGCGAGTTTGAGATGGAAGCGCTGGCGGCGGCGGGGATGAGATATTTGAGCGGGATGGAGAAGTTGAAGGAGTATTAG
- the obgE gene encoding GTPase ObgE has protein sequence MQRFVDLCEIFVRAGHGGPGKIGFRTEKFIPKGGPDGGDGGKGGDVVFVVDTNLNTLRDFTYRLKYHAEDGAQGESGLRSGKGGEDLRIKVPPGTLVRDKETGDLICDLEKEGEQFIVCKGGIGGRGNDHFKSATNQTPRRADAGRAGDERHLILELKLVADVGLVGYPNAGKSTFLAAVSDAKPKIASYPFTTLTPNLGVVRRDDFQTFTVADIPGIIEGASMGKGLGLQFLRHIQRVRVLCFILDASDPNYEVQFTSLKQELLAYDPTLLNRSELVLFNKIDALDDEDRADVDAAINEDMIAISALEKINIDVAVARLWDKLLESKQESYVAEE, from the coding sequence ATGCAAAGATTTGTTGATTTGTGCGAAATCTTCGTCCGTGCTGGTCACGGCGGACCCGGAAAAATCGGGTTCAGGACGGAAAAATTCATCCCCAAAGGCGGTCCTGACGGCGGCGACGGCGGCAAGGGCGGCGATGTCGTGTTTGTGGTCGATACCAATCTGAACACTCTTCGCGATTTTACCTACCGACTTAAGTACCACGCCGAAGACGGCGCCCAGGGAGAATCGGGTCTTCGCAGTGGTAAGGGCGGTGAGGACTTGCGGATCAAGGTTCCGCCGGGGACTCTGGTACGCGACAAAGAAACGGGCGACCTGATTTGCGATTTGGAAAAGGAAGGGGAGCAGTTCATCGTCTGCAAGGGCGGTATCGGTGGACGGGGAAACGACCATTTCAAGTCGGCGACAAATCAGACGCCGAGACGCGCGGATGCCGGTCGTGCCGGTGACGAACGTCACTTGATTTTGGAACTCAAGTTAGTCGCTGATGTCGGATTGGTCGGATATCCCAATGCCGGGAAATCAACATTTTTGGCGGCGGTTTCGGATGCCAAACCGAAGATTGCTTCGTATCCGTTCACGACTTTGACGCCGAATTTGGGTGTTGTGCGGAGAGATGACTTCCAGACATTTACAGTTGCAGATATTCCGGGAATCATCGAAGGCGCCAGCATGGGCAAGGGGCTGGGATTGCAGTTCTTACGGCATATCCAGCGCGTGCGGGTGCTCTGTTTTATCCTTGATGCATCAGATCCAAACTATGAAGTGCAATTTACTTCGCTGAAGCAGGAGTTGCTTGCCTACGATCCGACTTTGCTCAATCGCTCGGAGTTGGTGTTGTTCAACAAGATTGATGCACTCGACGATGAAGATCGAGCTGATGTTGATGCTGCAATCAATGAAGATATGATTGCGATTTCGGCACTGGAGAAGATAAATATCGATGTGGCTGTCGCCCGTCTTTGGGATAAACTGCTTGAATCGAAGCAGGAGAGTTATGTCGCTGAGGAATGA
- a CDS encoding NTP transferase domain-containing protein: MKVIIPVAGEGTRLRPHTFTTPKALLQIAGKPILGHIIDQIIDLDISELIFVTGPQGHKIEKFVRDTYTIKTTFVEQRTLYGLGYAVHIGLVSTEEDVLIILGDTIVEIDWKKMIGTGRNCLAVKEVANPRAFGVVETDGDRIVRLVEKPQNPPTNLAVVGVYYIRDVKAFHQCTTEIIDRGIRTHGEIQLTDAFDLLLKKGSALHTFPTLGWYDCGRKETMLETNRFILDRQQASAERAGSTIIPPVFIAEDAVITKSTIGPYVSIGKGCTISNSTIKDSILAESVSVEWSVINNSMIGSNVSLKSISGVFNLGDQSAVAGKTNPAN; the protein is encoded by the coding sequence TTGAAGGTCATAATTCCCGTCGCCGGCGAGGGCACGCGCCTGCGCCCGCACACATTTACAACACCCAAAGCGCTTCTCCAAATTGCCGGCAAACCGATACTCGGACATATCATTGATCAGATCATTGATCTCGATATCAGCGAGTTGATTTTTGTTACCGGCCCGCAAGGTCATAAGATCGAAAAATTTGTTCGTGACACTTATACGATCAAGACTACCTTCGTCGAGCAGCGCACGCTTTACGGGTTGGGGTATGCTGTTCATATCGGGCTCGTTTCAACAGAAGAAGACGTACTTATAATCCTGGGCGACACTATAGTTGAGATCGACTGGAAGAAGATGATTGGCACTGGGCGCAATTGTTTGGCTGTGAAAGAGGTTGCCAATCCTCGAGCGTTTGGAGTCGTTGAAACAGACGGTGATCGGATCGTCCGACTGGTGGAGAAGCCTCAGAATCCGCCGACAAATCTGGCAGTGGTCGGTGTATACTATATTCGCGATGTGAAAGCGTTTCACCAGTGTACGACCGAAATTATCGACCGGGGGATTAGAACTCACGGAGAGATTCAATTGACCGACGCCTTCGATTTGCTCTTGAAAAAAGGATCGGCATTGCACACATTTCCAACTCTCGGCTGGTACGACTGTGGTCGAAAAGAGACTATGCTTGAGACGAATCGATTCATACTTGACCGCCAGCAGGCAAGCGCAGAACGCGCTGGCAGCACGATTATTCCGCCGGTGTTCATTGCAGAAGACGCGGTCATAACGAAATCGACAATCGGACCGTATGTTTCGATTGGCAAGGGTTGCACTATCAGCAATTCGACAATCAAAGATTCAATTCTTGCCGAAAGTGTCAGCGTCGAATGGTCGGTAATAAACAACTCCATGATTGGCAGTAACGTGAGTTTGAAGTCAATCTCAGGAGTATTCAATCTCGGCGATCAATCGGCTGTAGCCGGCAAAACCAACCCAGCAAACTAA
- a CDS encoding adenosylhomocysteinase, translated as MKLKKYDVKDLKLADEGRRRIEWASNFMPVCKLIEERFKKEKPLKGMKLAACLHVTTETANLMRVLKTGGAQISLCASNPLSTQDDVAANLVKDHGISVYAICGIDKKGYYKHINASLDQSPHMTMDDGADLVSVLHSDRRALLKGVIGGTEETTTGVIRLRAMAEKKVLQYPIVAVNDSQTKHLFDNRYGTGQSTLDGIIRATNFLIAGARVVVAGYGWCGRGVAMRAKGLGADVIVTEIDEIKAIEAVMDGFRVMPMSQAAPLGDIFVTLTGNIHVIRPEHFAKMKNGAIVANSGHFNVELDLDGLAKMSKKRRMVRNLVEEFTLKSGRKINILGEGRLINLAAAEGHPAMVMDMSFANQALAAEYICKNYKKLGKVVLSLPKKLDQQVAALKLKSMGVPIDRLTEEQKKYLASWEMGT; from the coding sequence ATGAAATTGAAGAAATACGATGTCAAAGATCTCAAACTGGCAGATGAAGGTCGCCGCCGCATCGAGTGGGCGTCCAACTTCATGCCGGTTTGCAAGCTGATTGAAGAGCGTTTCAAGAAGGAAAAGCCGCTGAAGGGCATGAAGCTGGCCGCTTGTCTGCATGTCACAACGGAAACAGCGAATTTGATGCGCGTTCTCAAAACCGGCGGTGCGCAAATAAGCCTGTGTGCTTCTAATCCGCTTTCGACTCAAGATGACGTAGCCGCAAACTTGGTGAAAGACCACGGCATCAGCGTCTACGCCATCTGCGGTATCGACAAGAAGGGCTATTACAAGCATATCAATGCGTCGCTTGACCAGTCGCCGCACATGACGATGGACGACGGCGCCGATCTGGTTAGTGTTCTGCACTCGGATCGCCGCGCTTTGCTTAAGGGCGTCATCGGCGGCACAGAAGAAACGACTACGGGTGTGATTCGCTTGCGTGCCATGGCCGAGAAGAAAGTACTGCAGTATCCGATAGTTGCAGTGAATGACTCTCAGACCAAGCATCTATTCGATAATCGCTATGGCACTGGCCAGTCCACTTTGGACGGTATTATCCGCGCCACCAATTTCCTGATTGCCGGCGCCAGAGTTGTTGTTGCCGGTTATGGCTGGTGCGGTCGCGGAGTTGCGATGCGCGCCAAAGGCCTCGGCGCTGATGTTATCGTTACCGAAATTGATGAGATCAAAGCGATTGAAGCGGTGATGGATGGATTCCGTGTCATGCCGATGTCACAGGCTGCGCCACTGGGAGATATCTTTGTAACCTTGACCGGCAATATTCATGTGATTCGACCGGAGCATTTTGCTAAGATGAAAAACGGCGCGATCGTAGCTAATAGCGGTCACTTCAACGTCGAGCTTGATCTTGACGGACTCGCTAAGATGTCGAAGAAACGCCGCATGGTGCGCAACCTCGTTGAGGAGTTCACGCTGAAGTCTGGACGCAAGATCAACATTCTTGGCGAGGGCCGACTGATCAATCTCGCGGCTGCCGAAGGGCATCCGGCGATGGTGATGGATATGTCATTTGCCAACCAGGCGCTGGCTGCTGAATACATTTGCAAGAACTACAAGAAGCTGGGTAAGGTAGTTCTATCTCTGCCAAAGAAGCTCGATCAGCAGGTTGCGGCACTGAAGCTCAAGTCGATGGGCGTGCCGATTGACAGACTGACTGAAGAGCAGAAGAAATATCTCGCCAGTTGGGAAATGGGTACCTAA
- a CDS encoding methionine adenosyltransferase, whose translation MSTNRFLFTSESVTEGHPDKLSDQISDGVLDDLLAQDPKSRVACETFVTVGLVVVGGEITTTGFVDIQRLVRKIIKEIGYTKPSYGFSYDSCAILNAIGSQSPDIAQGVDIGGAGDQGLMTGFACDETPELMPLPIMLSHKISRKLAEVRKNSSLPYLGPDGKSQVTIEYDNGKPARCEAIVVSSQHDESILDSTGKKITDKSRNEIIDAVVRTVVPKEMIDDKTKLYVNPTGKFVIGGPQSDTGMTGRKIIVDTYGGMASHGGGAFSGKDPTKVDRSAAYMARYIAKNIVASGIARKCTVQLAYAIGVAEPVSIMVFTDKTSEVSDDRLIELIRKHFALTPQGIIDMLQLRRPIYRMTAAYGHFGRTEPEFTWEKTDKAAALKKDA comes from the coding sequence ATGAGTACAAACAGATTCCTTTTTACGTCGGAATCGGTCACCGAAGGGCATCCAGATAAGCTCTCGGACCAGATCTCTGACGGCGTTCTCGATGACCTGCTTGCGCAAGATCCGAAGAGCCGCGTGGCTTGCGAGACATTTGTAACGGTAGGTTTGGTTGTCGTCGGCGGTGAAATCACTACAACAGGATTCGTGGACATTCAACGATTGGTGCGCAAAATCATCAAAGAGATTGGCTACACCAAACCGTCATACGGGTTTTCCTATGATTCTTGCGCGATCCTGAATGCCATCGGTTCGCAATCGCCCGATATTGCACAAGGTGTCGATATTGGCGGCGCCGGAGATCAGGGTCTGATGACCGGGTTTGCCTGCGACGAGACCCCCGAACTGATGCCGTTGCCGATTATGCTTTCCCACAAGATCAGCCGGAAATTGGCTGAAGTCCGTAAGAACAGCTCGCTGCCGTATCTCGGACCGGATGGAAAATCGCAAGTAACAATCGAATATGACAATGGCAAACCGGCTCGTTGTGAGGCGATAGTTGTGTCGTCGCAGCATGATGAGTCAATCCTTGACTCGACCGGCAAGAAAATCACAGACAAATCCCGCAACGAGATCATTGATGCTGTGGTCCGCACCGTTGTTCCCAAGGAAATGATCGATGACAAGACCAAGCTCTATGTCAATCCAACAGGTAAGTTTGTCATTGGCGGTCCTCAGTCCGATACCGGTATGACCGGTCGAAAGATTATCGTCGATACGTACGGAGGCATGGCTTCACATGGCGGCGGCGCGTTCTCGGGCAAGGATCCGACCAAGGTCGATCGCTCGGCGGCATACATGGCACGATACATTGCCAAGAACATTGTAGCCTCCGGTATCGCCCGCAAGTGCACGGTGCAGTTGGCTTATGCGATTGGTGTTGCAGAACCGGTATCGATCATGGTCTTCACAGATAAGACTTCGGAAGTCTCCGATGATCGTTTGATCGAGCTGATTCGCAAGCATTTTGCACTGACACCGCAGGGGATTATCGACATGCTGCAGCTACGTCGGCCGATTTATCGAATGACTGCAGCGTACGGGCACTTCGGGCGAACAGAACCAGAGTTCACCTGGGAGAAGACTGATAAAGCTGCGGCACTTAAGAAAGACGCGTAA
- a CDS encoding bifunctional phosphoglucose/phosphomannose isomerase, with translation MELTQATITKFDPTNMYQRIFDFPSQLRTGFDLPINGDLSNYSAGQFKSIVIAGMGGSAIGGDFVRTYLADQLTVPLFINRNYGLPMFVDSNTLVIVSSYSGNTEETIASFEEAKRRGCKILIATTGGKIGQAAIDGNYPHVTLPGGFEPRAALGYSFGPILQLMQSMGFIPNQNQIVADTCAFLEENRKKMAVGVAESRNEAKKLANLLKDKIGIVYAGADYYDVAAIRFKGQICENGKHLSYANIFPEFNHNELVGFDYPKPLIKKLLVLFLTGSGDSKGVTNRIKVVDKIVREKGAQTQVLKAKGPNRLAEIFSLVQLGDMASYYLALVNKTDPSPVHVINRLKTSLEKMR, from the coding sequence ATGGAATTGACTCAGGCGACAATAACAAAGTTCGACCCGACCAACATGTATCAGCGGATATTTGATTTCCCAAGTCAACTTCGCACCGGATTCGATTTGCCGATTAACGGCGATCTGTCCAACTACTCGGCGGGACAATTTAAGAGCATCGTAATCGCCGGAATGGGCGGTTCGGCTATTGGCGGTGACTTTGTCCGGACCTATCTCGCCGACCAGCTCACAGTGCCGCTGTTCATCAACCGCAACTACGGTTTGCCGATGTTTGTCGATTCCAATACTCTGGTGATTGTGTCATCGTACTCAGGCAATACCGAGGAGACAATTGCATCGTTTGAGGAAGCCAAGCGGCGCGGCTGTAAGATTCTTATCGCAACGACTGGCGGCAAGATTGGACAGGCGGCAATTGACGGCAACTATCCGCATGTGACCTTGCCCGGCGGATTCGAACCGCGTGCGGCACTGGGATATTCCTTTGGACCAATCCTGCAACTTATGCAGTCGATGGGTTTCATTCCCAATCAGAACCAGATTGTCGCGGATACTTGCGCATTTCTTGAAGAGAACCGCAAGAAGATGGCAGTTGGTGTGGCCGAGAGCCGAAATGAGGCAAAGAAGCTGGCGAATCTGCTCAAAGATAAGATCGGGATCGTATATGCGGGCGCCGACTACTACGATGTTGCCGCCATTCGTTTCAAGGGTCAGATCTGCGAAAACGGCAAGCATTTGTCGTATGCGAATATCTTCCCCGAGTTCAATCACAACGAGTTAGTTGGATTTGACTATCCGAAGCCGCTGATCAAGAAGCTGCTCGTCCTATTCCTGACCGGTTCAGGCGATTCCAAGGGCGTCACGAATCGCATCAAGGTGGTCGACAAGATCGTTCGAGAGAAAGGCGCTCAAACACAGGTACTGAAAGCCAAGGGTCCGAACCGGCTCGCAGAGATATTCTCGTTGGTGCAATTGGGCGATATGGCGAGCTATTATCTGGCGTTAGTCAACAAAACCGACCCTTCACCCGTACATGTCATTAACCGATTGAAAACGTCTCTGGAGAAAATGCGTTGA
- a CDS encoding dockerin type I repeat-containing protein, whose protein sequence is MALSTSSGGQPQYINYVFLDVGTYYIMIDTWPSPNCIPEFDLQIIRLFPDPWGVDCNLPLSIIMTPEDLPLTIGPESTTSSEDNYNQTCLGVHDSGEDLLLKFTLPDSLRVNISLDPGGVAGSGFALNLTCPPTSECLAKAADSLGQEYGVRGVSLPAGEFYMMVDTWSMQTPLTQMYIHIEAYYRCGDADGSDVVNISDAVYLISYVFAGGAPPWPLESGDADESGMVTISDAVYLISHIFGGGPAPCDG, encoded by the coding sequence TTGGCTTTAAGTACAAGCAGCGGCGGGCAACCACAATACATAAACTATGTCTTTTTGGATGTCGGCACCTACTACATCATGATTGATACCTGGCCGTCGCCGAACTGCATCCCGGAATTTGATCTCCAGATTATTCGTCTCTTTCCCGATCCGTGGGGAGTCGACTGTAATTTGCCTCTGTCCATCATAATGACTCCGGAGGATCTTCCCCTCACCATTGGACCGGAGAGTACGACCAGTTCGGAGGACAACTACAATCAGACATGCCTCGGAGTGCATGACAGCGGTGAAGACTTGCTCCTGAAATTCACTCTACCGGATAGCCTGCGGGTGAATATCAGCCTTGACCCGGGAGGAGTTGCGGGAAGCGGATTTGCGCTGAATCTTACCTGCCCGCCGACTTCGGAGTGTTTGGCCAAGGCGGCGGACAGTCTTGGGCAGGAGTACGGAGTAAGGGGAGTGAGTCTTCCGGCAGGGGAGTTTTACATGATGGTGGACACCTGGTCGATGCAAACACCACTGACACAGATGTATATTCACATTGAGGCATATTATCGCTGCGGCGATGCGGATGGGAGTGATGTTGTCAATATCTCGGACGCAGTCTATTTGATCAGTTACGTATTCGCCGGAGGAGCGCCGCCTTGGCCGCTGGAGTCTGGGGATGCCGACGAAAGTGGGATGGTGACGATTTCGGATGCGGTGTATCTAATCAGTCACATTTTTGGCGGTGGACCGGCGCCGTGTGATGGGTAG